From a single Cyclobacterium marinum DSM 745 genomic region:
- the tamL gene encoding translocation and assembly module lipoprotein TamL, producing MALLIPVWFLVGCGVSKFIPEDEKLYTGATLEINRDFSVKGFKAINTELEGLLEPKPNSKILGMRIGLWSYYKMQQEKPGFINRFIYKKLGEDPVYLSDVETEKTQDLILNRLDNNGFFFSNVSADVEAGPKKALVNYSVDLAEPYQLATYQYEKDSSAIDRSIRDLLDKTEIAEGDYFSLEMMKNERVRLNDALKNKGFYNFNPDFLIFEADTNQYKDKRFDLFLRLKQNAPEKGIVPYEIQNIRVYPNYSSDKYGEETDTTLVDNVMVIQNEMTFRPDLLDQYILIEKDSLYNAKNTRLTSSRLTGIGNFRFVNLRYIETDTSLSGGTGKLDANIYLTPLDKRSIRAELQGVSKSNNFAGPTLLLNYRNRNLFKGGETFDLTAEVGYESQIASGDRESLSAFEIGLKGDLIFPRVVFPIAIKERFAYSVPKTKISLGTEYQDRRGYYKLNTVSATYGYFWNANRFVYHEITPISLNFVDISNTSSEFEEILENNPFLRQSFEHQFIAGITYNFAYNKLMDKYREHSIYFGANLDLAGGGLRLVNNIFNNNDQNKFLGFNYAQYNKGDIDFRYYWRFTEEKLLAVRLFGGVGLPYGNSVSLPFAKQFFSGGPNSIRAFRIRSLGPGSFTPESETTANYFDQAGDIRLEGNLEFRFPIFSYLKGATFVDVGNVWLVNENEALPGGKFGKDWFKELAVGAGIGLRVDIEFFVIRFDLATPLRSPSLPEGERWASEFKLQDSDWRNSNLVFNFAIGYPF from the coding sequence ATGGCTTTACTGATTCCCGTGTGGTTTTTGGTAGGCTGTGGCGTTTCTAAATTTATCCCTGAAGATGAAAAGCTTTATACAGGAGCCACTTTAGAAATTAATAGGGATTTTTCTGTCAAAGGTTTTAAGGCAATCAACACGGAGTTGGAAGGTTTACTTGAGCCTAAGCCCAACAGCAAAATTTTGGGCATGCGGATAGGATTGTGGAGTTATTATAAGATGCAACAAGAAAAGCCGGGCTTTATCAATCGATTTATTTATAAAAAATTGGGTGAGGATCCTGTTTATTTAAGCGATGTGGAGACCGAAAAAACACAAGATTTAATTTTAAACCGATTAGACAACAACGGCTTCTTTTTTTCTAATGTGAGTGCAGATGTAGAAGCGGGGCCTAAAAAAGCCCTGGTTAACTATTCGGTAGATTTGGCCGAACCCTATCAACTGGCTACCTACCAATATGAAAAGGATAGCTCTGCAATAGATCGCAGCATTAGGGATTTGCTTGATAAAACAGAAATAGCAGAAGGAGATTACTTTTCTCTGGAAATGATGAAAAATGAAAGGGTTAGGTTGAATGATGCCCTGAAAAATAAGGGGTTTTATAATTTTAATCCCGATTTTTTAATTTTTGAAGCGGATACCAACCAATATAAAGACAAAAGGTTTGACCTCTTTTTAAGGCTCAAACAAAACGCACCTGAGAAAGGGATTGTACCGTATGAGATTCAAAATATTCGTGTTTATCCTAATTATTCCTCGGATAAATATGGTGAAGAAACCGACACCACATTGGTGGACAATGTGATGGTCATCCAAAATGAAATGACCTTTAGACCGGACCTACTGGATCAATATATATTGATAGAAAAGGATAGCCTATATAATGCAAAAAATACCCGATTGACTAGTAGTAGGTTGACTGGTATTGGGAATTTTCGATTTGTAAACCTGAGATATATAGAAACGGATACAAGCCTAAGTGGAGGAACCGGTAAATTGGATGCGAATATTTACCTTACCCCATTGGACAAACGTTCCATTAGGGCAGAATTACAAGGTGTATCCAAATCCAATAATTTTGCCGGCCCAACTTTATTGCTCAATTATAGAAATAGAAATTTATTTAAAGGAGGAGAAACATTTGATCTTACCGCAGAGGTTGGCTATGAAAGTCAAATTGCCTCAGGTGATAGAGAAAGTTTAAGTGCCTTTGAGATTGGTCTTAAAGGGGATTTGATCTTTCCGAGGGTGGTGTTTCCCATTGCGATAAAAGAAAGGTTCGCTTATTCCGTTCCTAAAACAAAAATTAGCCTTGGGACTGAGTATCAAGATAGGAGAGGGTATTATAAATTAAATACTGTGTCGGCTACTTACGGTTACTTTTGGAATGCCAATCGCTTTGTTTACCATGAGATTACTCCTATCTCACTTAATTTTGTAGATATTTCTAATACTTCTAGTGAGTTTGAAGAAATTTTGGAAAATAACCCATTTTTAAGACAAAGCTTTGAACATCAATTCATTGCTGGGATTACTTATAATTTTGCTTATAACAAGCTAATGGATAAGTACAGGGAACATAGTATTTATTTTGGTGCCAATTTAGACCTTGCTGGGGGAGGTCTGAGGTTGGTGAACAACATTTTTAACAATAACGACCAAAACAAATTCTTGGGTTTTAATTATGCCCAATACAACAAAGGAGATATCGATTTCAGGTACTATTGGAGGTTTACAGAGGAAAAATTGCTTGCTGTACGATTGTTTGGGGGGGTAGGTCTACCTTATGGCAATTCCGTATCCCTTCCTTTTGCCAAACAGTTTTTTTCCGGCGGACCTAATAGTATCAGGGCCTTTAGAATTAGGTCTTTGGGACCGGGATCTTTCACACCTGAATCTGAAACCACAGCCAATTATTTTGACCAGGCGGGAGATATAAGGTTAGAGGGAAATTTAGAATTTAGATTTCCAATTTTCTCCTACCTTAAAGGAGCCACTTTTGTAGATGTAGGGAATGTTTGGTTGGTAAATGAAAATGAAGCATTGCCCGGAGGTAAGTTCGGAAAGGATTGGTTCAAAGAATTAGCAGTAGGGGCTGGCATTGGGCTCAGGGTAGATATAGAATTTTTTGTGATCAGATTTGATTTAGCCACCCCGCTTAGAAGCCCCTCCTTGCCCGAAGGAGAGCGATGGGCTTCTGAATTTAAATTGCAAGACAGTGATTGGAGGAATAGCAACTTGGTTTTTAACTTTGCCATAGGCTACCCTTTTTAG
- the dinB gene encoding DNA polymerase IV — protein sequence MENYRKIIHVDMDAFFASVEQLDHPEFRNKPLAVGGNIERGVVAAASYEARKFGVRSAMSSKLAAIKCPNLIFVKPRFERYKEISMEIRKIFLTYTDLVEPLSLDEAFLDVTTNFLELPSATLIAKDIRKKIKEQTGLNASAGISYNKFLAKIASDLNKPNGQAVITPGEAEAFLEKLPIEKFYGIGKVMAKKMNGFGIYNGYDLKQYSLPFLTGRFGKSGLHFYKIVRGIHESEVKPNRIRKSIGMERTFDNDLSAMQAIEASLKENILPEFFRRLEKNQAIGRTITIKIKYNDFSLHTRSKTQIASIPKESMEEIALDLLHQEPLNLPIRLLGVSLSNLIYEDHDKPPGEQLKLDY from the coding sequence ATGGAAAACTACCGGAAAATCATACATGTAGACATGGATGCATTTTTCGCATCGGTAGAACAATTAGACCATCCTGAATTTAGGAACAAACCACTCGCTGTGGGTGGAAATATAGAAAGAGGGGTGGTAGCTGCTGCCAGTTATGAAGCCAGAAAATTCGGTGTTCGCTCAGCCATGTCTTCAAAATTGGCAGCAATTAAATGTCCCAACCTAATCTTTGTAAAACCTAGGTTCGAAAGATACAAAGAAATCTCTATGGAAATCAGGAAGATTTTCCTGACTTATACAGATCTTGTGGAGCCTCTTTCATTGGATGAGGCCTTTCTGGATGTGACCACCAATTTTTTGGAACTCCCCTCAGCCACTTTAATAGCCAAGGATATCCGTAAAAAAATCAAGGAACAGACGGGGTTGAATGCATCTGCAGGTATTTCATACAATAAATTTCTTGCCAAAATAGCCTCAGATTTAAACAAACCTAATGGGCAGGCTGTAATCACTCCGGGAGAAGCTGAAGCATTTTTAGAAAAATTACCCATCGAGAAATTTTATGGTATCGGCAAAGTAATGGCTAAAAAGATGAATGGATTTGGAATTTATAACGGTTATGACCTAAAACAATATTCCTTACCCTTTTTGACAGGCAGATTTGGTAAATCGGGTCTTCATTTTTACAAAATAGTCAGAGGGATCCATGAGAGCGAAGTTAAACCCAATAGAATCAGAAAGTCGATTGGTATGGAAAGGACCTTCGACAATGATTTATCAGCCATGCAGGCAATTGAAGCAAGCCTAAAAGAAAATATTTTACCGGAGTTTTTTCGAAGGCTGGAAAAAAACCAAGCTATTGGCAGAACAATAACTATCAAAATTAAATACAATGATTTTAGCCTACATACCCGTAGCAAAACACAAATAGCATCAATCCCCAAAGAAAGCATGGAAGAAATAGCTTTAGATCTTCTGCATCAAGAACCGTTAAACCTCCCCATTCGGTTACTAGGGGTAAGTCTCTCTAATCTTATTTATGAAGACCATGACAAGCCCCCCGGAGAACAATTAAAGCTGGACTATTAA
- the gdhA gene encoding NADP-specific glutamate dehydrogenase: MSSLKNILKNIIDKNPNESEFHQAVQEVFESILPVLNAHDLYVDEKLFERICEAERIISFRVCWTDDNGKVQVNKGYRIQMNSALGPYKGGLRFHPSVNQSILKFLAFEQIFKNALTGLPLGAGKGGADFNPKGKSDGEVMRFCQAWMMEAYRHIGHFTDVPAGDIGVGEREIGYLFGTYKKIQNEFQGVLTGKGKDWGGSFLRPEATGYGLIHFAHFMLTEIDEHLNDKVCLVSGAGNVSQFAIEKLLQEGAKVVAFSDSTGFIHDPEGMTEEKLDFLKTVKNGQRKSISAFAEKFESAKFTTAGNENIWSIPADCAFPCATQNELHEADAKLLKQNGLLLLAEGANMPCTPEAINYLQQTNVLYGPGKASNAGGVAVSGLEMTQNRMGSYWTKNDLEKQLRTIMKGIHEKCLETISKHNLEKQDYLNAANIGAFEKVAKAMHAQGTV, encoded by the coding sequence ATGTCATCATTAAAAAATATCCTAAAAAACATCATCGACAAAAACCCCAATGAGTCTGAATTTCACCAAGCAGTACAAGAAGTTTTTGAAAGTATTCTCCCGGTACTGAATGCCCATGATTTATATGTGGATGAAAAGCTTTTTGAACGTATTTGTGAAGCGGAAAGAATTATTTCCTTCCGTGTTTGCTGGACAGATGACAACGGAAAAGTTCAGGTCAATAAAGGATATCGAATACAAATGAATAGTGCTTTGGGACCCTATAAAGGTGGCTTGCGCTTTCATCCAAGCGTCAACCAAAGCATTCTAAAATTTTTAGCCTTCGAACAAATATTTAAAAATGCTTTGACCGGTTTACCTCTTGGCGCCGGGAAAGGAGGAGCTGATTTTAACCCTAAAGGAAAATCTGATGGCGAAGTCATGCGGTTTTGCCAAGCTTGGATGATGGAAGCCTACCGACATATAGGACATTTCACAGATGTTCCTGCCGGAGATATTGGGGTTGGGGAAAGAGAAATAGGATACCTCTTTGGGACCTATAAAAAAATTCAAAATGAATTTCAGGGAGTCCTAACAGGAAAAGGAAAAGACTGGGGCGGTTCATTTTTAAGACCGGAAGCTACTGGCTATGGACTAATTCACTTTGCCCATTTTATGCTCACAGAGATCGATGAGCATTTAAATGACAAAGTATGTTTGGTTTCGGGGGCAGGAAATGTTTCTCAATTTGCTATTGAAAAGCTGCTACAAGAAGGGGCTAAAGTGGTTGCTTTTTCCGATTCAACCGGCTTTATTCATGACCCGGAAGGAATGACTGAAGAAAAATTAGATTTCTTGAAAACAGTGAAAAATGGCCAGAGAAAAAGCATTTCAGCTTTTGCGGAAAAATTTGAATCTGCCAAATTCACAACAGCCGGCAATGAAAACATTTGGTCCATTCCTGCCGATTGTGCCTTCCCATGTGCTACACAAAATGAATTGCACGAAGCAGATGCTAAACTTCTCAAGCAAAATGGACTACTCTTGTTGGCGGAAGGAGCTAATATGCCTTGCACACCGGAAGCCATCAACTATTTACAACAAACCAATGTACTGTATGGGCCCGGAAAAGCGAGTAATGCAGGAGGGGTGGCCGTTTCTGGACTTGAAATGACGCAAAACAGAATGGGAAGTTACTGGACAAAAAATGATTTGGAGAAGCAACTAAGAACAATCATGAAAGGTATCCATGAAAAATGTTTGGAAACCATTAGCAAACATAATTTAGAAAAACAAGATTATCTTAACGCAGCCAACATAGGTGCTTTTGAAAAGGTGGCCAAAGCCATGCATGCCCAAGGAACAGTATAA
- a CDS encoding anthranilate synthase component I family protein: MSSTESKLTVQKSSDWVPKMLAWVDLKFDYFGYFTSQEIDYPSGGFHHVLYAGIKAVTLEQLDELPSDKPKVGILSYDQKNKYENLSSQNKAWISCPDSLFFSPELTILINKNELTIEGTSPDQILAEILNTQVSSERKTGDFTIDSSHDEESYKAIFKKIQGHILEGDIYELNYCMDFHGTVSHTEPINLFLDLCENSPMPFSALFKAANLYLCCASPERFLKKQGQTLLTQPIKGTIKRGKTQQEDEDLKKQLAESEKEQAENLMIVDLMRNDLARIAQTGSVKVEELFGIYSFKQISQMISSVICRLPPSIGFEEIVSQTFPMGSMTGAPKVKCMELIETYEKFKRSWFSGSIGYIDSNGDFDFCVIIRSLIIDRTKNSFYFGVGSAITIDADAKAEYQECLLKAASLIKTLENFYSNFNNPN, translated from the coding sequence ATGTCATCGACCGAAAGCAAGCTCACTGTACAAAAATCCTCCGATTGGGTGCCTAAAATGTTGGCATGGGTAGATCTGAAATTCGACTATTTTGGTTATTTCACTTCTCAGGAAATAGATTACCCTTCGGGAGGTTTTCACCATGTATTATATGCCGGAATCAAGGCCGTTACTTTGGAGCAATTGGATGAACTTCCGTCTGATAAGCCTAAAGTTGGCATTTTATCCTATGACCAAAAAAACAAGTATGAGAATCTTTCCAGCCAAAACAAAGCTTGGATAAGTTGTCCTGACAGTTTGTTTTTTAGTCCTGAGTTAACCATTCTAATCAACAAGAATGAATTAACCATTGAGGGTACATCGCCTGATCAAATTTTAGCTGAAATATTGAACACTCAAGTCTCCTCTGAACGAAAAACCGGAGATTTCACCATCGATAGTTCACATGATGAGGAAAGCTATAAAGCTATTTTCAAAAAAATCCAAGGGCATATTTTAGAAGGAGATATTTATGAATTGAATTATTGCATGGATTTTCATGGTACTGTTTCTCATACAGAACCTATAAATCTATTTCTAGACCTATGTGAAAATTCCCCCATGCCTTTTAGTGCTTTGTTCAAGGCAGCAAATCTGTATCTTTGTTGTGCTTCCCCTGAAAGGTTTTTAAAGAAACAGGGTCAGACATTGCTTACACAACCCATAAAAGGCACCATCAAACGTGGGAAAACCCAACAGGAAGATGAGGACTTAAAAAAGCAGCTGGCTGAAAGTGAAAAAGAACAAGCAGAGAATTTGATGATTGTGGATTTGATGAGAAATGATCTTGCAAGGATAGCCCAAACAGGAAGTGTTAAGGTAGAAGAATTGTTTGGTATTTATTCATTTAAGCAAATTTCTCAGATGATTTCCTCAGTCATTTGCCGATTACCTCCTTCGATTGGTTTTGAGGAAATAGTTTCCCAAACCTTTCCTATGGGAAGTATGACTGGAGCCCCCAAGGTCAAATGTATGGAACTTATAGAAACTTACGAAAAATTCAAAAGATCCTGGTTTTCAGGAAGTATAGGTTATATAGACAGCAATGGGGATTTCGATTTTTGTGTAATTATTAGAAGTTTAATTATAGACCGAACAAAAAATTCCTTTTATTTTGGCGTGGGAAGTGCCATTACAATTGATGCTGATGCGAAAGCAGAATACCAAGAATGCCTGCTAAAGGCAGCTTCCTTAATTAAAACCTTAGAAAACTTTTATTCAAATTTCAATAACCCAAATTAA
- a CDS encoding YceI family protein has product MKTLKLSGFLLAAALLTFSCGQNNKTVETSEAQEEAQSSGETLQLDTNSSTVNWRGYKPTGQHHGIIPVTGGEISVDGDAITSGEFTFDITKLEIHDLEEGSENHGKLWNHLQSDDFFDAANHPQATFVITEVSPYSSGDTVEDQEQFETENTPKGESELAPASPTHWVSGNLTMRGTTKNIKFPASVSIADGSVSAQAGFNIDRTEWGLAYGDEATAVDKTKDKFIYNTVSVSFDIKAN; this is encoded by the coding sequence ATGAAAACATTGAAATTATCAGGTTTTTTACTGGCAGCAGCCTTATTGACCTTTTCTTGTGGACAAAACAACAAGACAGTTGAAACTTCTGAGGCTCAAGAGGAAGCCCAATCCAGTGGTGAAACGCTACAATTGGACACCAATTCAAGTACAGTAAATTGGAGAGGGTATAAACCCACTGGTCAGCACCATGGAATTATCCCTGTCACAGGTGGAGAAATTTCAGTAGATGGAGATGCCATTACTTCCGGAGAATTCACTTTTGATATTACGAAACTAGAAATTCACGATTTAGAGGAAGGCAGTGAAAATCACGGAAAACTATGGAATCACCTGCAATCTGATGATTTTTTCGATGCAGCCAACCACCCACAGGCTACTTTTGTAATCACAGAAGTTTCTCCTTATAGTTCAGGTGATACAGTGGAAGATCAAGAGCAATTTGAAACAGAAAACACTCCCAAAGGTGAGTCTGAACTGGCACCTGCTTCTCCTACCCACTGGGTCAGTGGAAACCTAACGATGAGAGGCACAACCAAAAACATCAAATTTCCGGCATCTGTTTCTATCGCTGATGGAAGTGTTTCTGCTCAAGCTGGATTTAACATTGACCGGACCGAATGGGGTTTAGCCTATGGTGATGAAGCTACAGCTGTAGACAAAACCAAAGACAAGTTCATCTACAACACTGTAAGTGTGAGTTTTGACATCAAGGCCAACTAA